CAGTGATCGGCTAATCATTCAGCAGCTAATCAATCAAGGGCAGAGTTTCGTTAGTGAGACCATTGATATGCTGACGGCAAATCAGAAAACGTTCCCAATATCGCTCTCTATTACGCCAACGCGCTATCGCGGTGAAATTGAAGGTGCAGTGCTCGTATTTCGAGACATTACCGAGCAACTCGCTCAGGATGATGCGCTTAATAAAGCTGCTGAGGAACTCAAGGAGCAACGTGAAAGGCTGGCTCATATTGAGCGCCTGAGTACTATGGGTGAAATGACCGCCGGCTTTGCCCATGAGGTGAACCAACCGTTGACCGCAATCTCTAACTATGCGCGAGTCTGTGAACGTTTTGCTAATAAATTGGAGAACCCCCCTGAACGTCTCATAGAAACCCTTCAGAAGATGGAAAAGCAAGCGCTACGCGCGAGTGAAGTCATTCAACGGCTAAGGGACTTTGTAAAGCGCCCTGTCGATGGTCGAGCACTCTACGCACCCAACGAACTAGTCCTAGAAATTGTGCAGCTCGCTGAGGTTGACGCCCGTAATAATGGAGTACAAATACACCTAGATTTGCGGCTTGACGATGCCTTAGTATTCGTTGACCCAATACAAATTCAGCAGGTTGCCCTCAATCTAATCCGCAACGGACTGGAAGCGATGTCCGATAGTGCCGAGAGGGATCTTGGCCTCTGGGTTACTGGGGTGATACGAGGAGATACAGTACAAATATCAGTGCGAGATCGTGGGGTTGGGCTTGCTGAAGGAGCTGAGAACGAACTCTTCAATCCTTTT
This window of the uncultured Umboniibacter sp. genome carries:
- a CDS encoding response regulator, yielding MDHNDIEEQDCLLLVDDHPTALSMLQLVLANKPYRLVTASNGQEAIRQAKYHRPALVLLDIMMPDMDGFEVCERLKADADTADSAVIFLSAVDDSQVKVRGFSVGAVDYVNKPFSGAEVVARVETHLRTKHLEDRLARKNSQLEAQNQRILESINEGIIGTDRDGRITLINGAAEQLTGWGNQSLMDKTVGSIFEASDRLIIQQLINQGQSFVSETIDMLTANQKTFPISLSITPTRYRGEIEGAVLVFRDITEQLAQDDALNKAAEELKEQRERLAHIERLSTMGEMTAGFAHEVNQPLTAISNYARVCERFANKLENPPERLIETLQKMEKQALRASEVIQRLRDFVKRPVDGRALYAPNELVLEIVQLAEVDARNNGVQIHLDLRLDDALVFVDPIQIQQVALNLIRNGLEAMSDSAERDLGLWVTGVIRGDTVQISVRDRGVGLAEGAENELFNPFYTTKKNGMGIGLSVCKTIIKDHQGNIGYRREQSGGTTFWFDLPLADEETQQ